One region of Camelina sativa cultivar DH55 chromosome 6, Cs, whole genome shotgun sequence genomic DNA includes:
- the LOC109133303 gene encoding uncharacterized protein LOC109133303, whose translation MVARGFNQQYGLDYSETFSPVIKATTIRMVLEVAVKKNWSIHQVYINNAFLQGTLTDEVYVSQPPGFVDKDRPHHVCRLNKALYGLKQAPRAWYQELKTFLQLAGFKNSLADTSLFIYHTGKDYIYVLVYVNDIIIAGVPSLVQAFNLALAKRFSLKDLGPLSYFLDIEATRSARGMHLMQRKYITDLLTRTCMLDAKPVATPMASSPNLTIDSGTPLADATEYRTVIGSLQYLSFTRPDIVFVVNRLSQFMHKPTDKHWQVAKHVLRYLAGTKSHGIFLRSDGTLTIHAFYDADWGRAHNTYISPNAYIIYFGASLISWSSKKQQSVSRSSKEAEYRVVANAASELRWICSLLSEMGIVLPVAPVLYCDNVGATYLCANPVFHTRMKHIAIDYHFIREFIQAGVLRVTHVSSNDQLADALTKPLPRPQFQELTSKIGVSELPPS comes from the coding sequence ATGGTGGCACGGGGCTTCAATCAACAATATGGGTTAGACTATTCCGAGACATTTAGCCCGGTGATAAAGGCGACAACTATACGGATGGTACTAGAGGTTGCGGTCAAGAAAAACTGGAGTATACATCAGGTGTACATCAACAATGCATTCTTACAAGGTACCTTGACGGATGAGGTCTATGTTTCACAGCCACCTGGGTTTGTTGACAAGGACAGGCCCCATCACGTTTGTCGTTTGAACAAAGCATTGTACGGGCTGAAACAAGCTCCGCGTGCATGGTATCAAGAACTGAAGACGTTTCTTCAACTTGCCGGTTTCAAAAACTCACTTGCCGATACCTCGTTGTTCATCTATCACACTGGCAAGGATTACATTTATGTCTTGGTTTATGTAAATGACATTATCATTGCTGGTGTTCCCTCTTTGGTACAGGCGTTCAACTTGGCTCTTGCAAAGCGGTTTTCCCTGAAGGATCTTGGTCCTTTGAGCTATTTCTTGGACATCGAAGCGACACGTTCTGCTCGGGGTATGCATCTTATGCAACGCAAATACATTACTGATCTTCTTACCAGGACGTGTATGCTTGATGCCAAGCCAGTTGCCACACCAATGGCATCATCGCCGAATCTCACTATTGATTCCGGGACGCCTCTTGCTGATGCAACGGAGTACAGAACTGTCATTGGTAGTCTACAATATCTCTCATTTACGCGACCCGACATCGTTTTTGTGGTGAACCGCTTATCCCAATTTATGCACAAGCCCACTGATAAACATTGGCAAGTGGCAAAGCATGTCCTCCGTTATCTCGCCGGCACCAAGTCCCATGGTATTTTTCTCCGCTCTGATGGTACGTTAACGATACATGCTTTTTATGATGCTGATTGGGGTCGTGCACATAACACATACATCTCCCCCAATGCATACATCATTTATTTTGGTGCTAGCCTGATATCTTGGTCCTCTAAGAAACAGCAGAGCGTCTCTCGTTCATCAAAAGAAGCTGAATATCGGGTTGTCGCTAATGCGGCTTCGGAACTCCGCTGGATCTGTTCCTTGTTATCTGAGATGGGCATCGTCTTACCGGTTGCTCCAGTCTTATATTGTGACAACGTCGGAGCTACCTATTTATGTGCTAATCCGGTTTTTCACACTCGGATGAAACACATTGCCATTGATTATCACTTTATTCGTGAGTTCATACAAGCTGGGGTTCTTCGTGTCACACATGTCTCTAGCAACGATCAGCTCGCTGATGCCCTAACGAAACCGCTGCCTAGACCACAATTCCAGGAGCTTACATCCAAGATTGGAGTCAGCGAActgcctccatcttga